In Niallia sp. FSL W8-0635, one genomic interval encodes:
- the truB gene encoding tRNA pseudouridine(55) synthase TruB yields the protein MEGILPLWKPKGLTSHDCVFRLRKILHMKRIGHTGTLDPDVTGVLPICLGRATKVAEYITDAGKEYVGEVTIGYSTTTEDRSGEKVEEKIVAETITRERIEEILQELTGTITQTPPMYSAVKVNGKRLYEYARQGLVIERPSRQVTIYALELIEEWKELAGDTVSFRFKVSCSKGTYIRTLAVMIGEKLGYPAHMSDLCRTRSAAFTEKECVTFEELEEYVENGVLDKFIYPIEDALLHLPKYEINDTLAMKVRNGTVLEAPVHLLDEKEPIVIQTTTGEALAIYVQHPTKKGLIKPSKILKILED from the coding sequence ATGGAAGGGATTTTACCGTTATGGAAGCCGAAGGGGCTTACTTCTCATGATTGTGTTTTTCGTTTGAGGAAGATTTTACATATGAAAAGAATTGGTCATACTGGCACACTAGATCCGGATGTAACGGGTGTATTGCCGATTTGTTTAGGGAGAGCAACGAAAGTAGCGGAATATATAACGGATGCTGGTAAAGAATACGTAGGAGAAGTAACGATAGGCTACTCTACTACAACGGAAGATCGTTCTGGTGAAAAGGTAGAAGAAAAGATAGTTGCAGAAACGATTACGAGGGAAAGAATAGAAGAAATATTACAAGAATTAACCGGGACTATTACGCAAACACCACCAATGTATTCTGCCGTTAAAGTAAATGGGAAAAGGCTTTATGAATACGCAAGACAAGGATTAGTGATAGAACGTCCTTCAAGACAAGTGACCATTTATGCACTAGAATTAATAGAAGAGTGGAAGGAATTAGCGGGTGATACGGTATCCTTTCGTTTTAAAGTAAGCTGTAGTAAAGGTACCTATATCAGAACACTTGCTGTGATGATAGGGGAAAAATTAGGGTATCCTGCACATATGTCAGACTTATGTAGAACACGTTCAGCAGCATTCACGGAAAAAGAATGTGTGACCTTTGAAGAGCTTGAGGAATATGTGGAAAATGGGGTACTCGATAAGTTTATTTACCCGATTGAAGACGCGCTTTTACATTTGCCGAAATATGAAATAAATGATACATTAGCAATGAAGGTACGAAATGGAACGGTATTAGAAGCTCCTGTTCATTTATTGGATGAAAAGGAGCCAATTGTCATTCAAACAACAACTGGTGAAGCGTTAGCTATATATGTTCAGCATCCTACAAAAAAAGGATTAATCAAACCGTCCAAAATTTTAAAAATCTTGGAAGACTGA
- the infB gene encoding translation initiation factor IF-2, which translates to MSKVRVYEYAKQYNISSKDVIAKLKEMNVEVSNHMTTLEEDAIKKLDSVYNKKNEENKPKTPAQKAAAKNIADEYEKESDEMAEKGKVNQSVKNTKDNKPGFNKPKTNNNNNKNRNNNNRKGKQNAAPAAPPAPKKEKELPEKITFSESLTVAELAKKLHREPSEIIKKLFLLGVMATINQELDKDAIELICTDYGVEVEEEIKIDTTDLEVYFADDEDADLIERPSVVTIMGHVDHGKTTLLDSIRNTKVTAGEAGGITQHIGAYQIEENGKKITFLDTPGHAAFTTMRARGAKITDITILVVAADDGVMPQTVEAINHAKAAEVPIIVAVNKMDKPTANPDRVMQELTEHGLVPEAWGGETIFVPLSALTGEGIDSLLEMILLVGEVEEYKANPSRNAVGTVIEAELDKGKGSVATLLVQNGTLRIGDPIVVGNTFGRVRAMVNDLGRRVKSAGPSTPVEITGLNEVPQAGDRFVVFNDEKTARQVGEARSTQAIQAQRSEKTRISLDNLFEHMKQGEMKDINIVLKADVQGSAEALAAALYKIEVEGVNVKIIHTGVGAINESDITLAAASNAIVIGFNVRPDVNAKRAADAEEVDVRLHRIIYKVIEEIEAAMKGMLDPEFQEKIIGQAEIRQTFKVSKIGTIAGSYVTDGKITRDSGIRLIRDGIVIFEGEIDALKRFKDDAKEVAQGYECGITIKNFNDVKEGDIIEAYVMEEIERK; encoded by the coding sequence ATGAGTAAAGTGCGAGTATACGAATACGCAAAACAATATAACATTTCAAGCAAGGATGTTATTGCTAAATTAAAAGAGATGAACGTAGAAGTCTCAAACCATATGACAACATTGGAAGAGGATGCAATAAAAAAATTAGATAGTGTATATAATAAAAAGAACGAAGAAAATAAGCCAAAAACACCGGCTCAAAAAGCGGCTGCAAAAAACATCGCTGACGAGTATGAAAAAGAAAGCGATGAAATGGCTGAAAAGGGGAAAGTAAATCAATCTGTGAAAAATACTAAAGATAATAAACCAGGGTTTAATAAACCAAAAACTAATAATAACAATAATAAAAATAGAAACAACAACAATCGTAAAGGGAAGCAAAATGCTGCTCCTGCGGCACCACCTGCTCCGAAGAAAGAAAAAGAATTACCAGAAAAAATTACATTCAGTGAATCTTTAACCGTTGCTGAATTAGCAAAAAAATTGCATCGCGAACCATCTGAAATTATCAAAAAGCTATTCCTTCTTGGTGTAATGGCAACAATCAATCAAGAATTAGATAAAGATGCGATTGAATTAATTTGTACAGATTATGGTGTAGAAGTCGAAGAAGAAATCAAAATCGATACTACAGACTTAGAAGTATATTTTGCTGATGATGAAGATGCAGACTTAATAGAGCGTCCATCTGTTGTTACGATTATGGGACACGTTGACCACGGGAAAACAACATTACTTGACAGCATTCGTAATACAAAAGTAACAGCAGGAGAAGCAGGCGGTATTACACAGCATATCGGTGCATATCAAATTGAAGAAAATGGCAAGAAGATTACATTCCTTGATACACCAGGACACGCAGCCTTTACAACAATGCGTGCACGTGGTGCAAAAATTACGGATATCACCATTCTTGTTGTAGCTGCTGATGATGGTGTTATGCCACAAACAGTTGAAGCAATCAACCATGCGAAGGCTGCTGAGGTTCCAATTATTGTTGCAGTCAATAAAATGGATAAACCAACAGCAAATCCTGATCGAGTAATGCAAGAATTAACAGAACATGGATTAGTACCGGAAGCTTGGGGTGGGGAAACTATCTTTGTACCACTTTCTGCATTAACAGGAGAAGGTATTGATTCCTTACTTGAAATGATTCTATTAGTAGGTGAAGTAGAAGAATATAAAGCAAATCCAAGCCGAAACGCAGTTGGAACAGTTATTGAAGCAGAGTTAGATAAAGGTAAAGGTTCTGTAGCAACTTTACTTGTCCAAAATGGAACATTGCGCATTGGAGATCCAATTGTAGTTGGTAATACATTTGGTCGTGTTCGTGCAATGGTTAACGATTTAGGTAGACGTGTAAAATCAGCTGGACCATCTACACCTGTTGAAATTACTGGTTTAAATGAGGTTCCACAAGCTGGTGATCGCTTTGTTGTCTTCAATGATGAGAAAACAGCAAGACAAGTGGGAGAAGCTCGTTCTACACAAGCAATTCAAGCACAAAGATCAGAGAAAACAAGAATCAGTCTTGATAATCTGTTTGAACATATGAAACAAGGGGAAATGAAAGATATTAATATCGTTCTTAAAGCCGATGTTCAAGGTTCAGCAGAAGCGTTAGCAGCCGCTCTTTATAAAATTGAAGTAGAAGGCGTAAACGTTAAAATCATTCATACTGGTGTTGGGGCAATTAATGAATCAGATATTACCCTTGCAGCAGCATCAAATGCGATTGTAATCGGATTTAACGTACGTCCTGATGTAAATGCAAAAAGAGCTGCAGATGCAGAGGAAGTAGATGTACGTTTACACCGTATTATCTATAAAGTAATTGAAGAAATTGAAGCTGCGATGAAAGGAATGCTTGATCCTGAATTCCAAGAAAAAATTATAGGTCAGGCTGAAATTCGTCAAACATTCAAAGTTTCGAAAATCGGAACAATTGCCGGTTCATATGTAACAGACGGAAAAATTACAAGAGACAGCGGAATCCGTTTAATCCGTGATGGTATTGTAATTTTCGAAGGCGAAATCGATGCATTAAAACGTTTCAAGGACGATGCAAAAGAAGTGGCTCAAGGTTACGAGTGTGGTATCACTATCAAAAACTTTAACGATGTTAAAGAAGGCGATATTATCGAAGCATATGTAATGGAAGAAATTGAGCGTAAATGA
- a CDS encoding DUF503 domain-containing protein, which translates to MIIGLMTVECIIYDAHSLKEKRAVLQRIMSRLKQKYNISISEVDFQDTWQRTKLAIVTVASARVSVEGVLQQVQQFIDSFPEIERTITDIEWL; encoded by the coding sequence ATGATAATCGGTTTAATGACAGTGGAATGCATCATTTATGATGCCCACTCATTAAAAGAAAAGCGGGCTGTTCTGCAAAGAATTATGTCCCGCTTAAAGCAAAAATATAATATCTCTATTTCAGAGGTTGACTTTCAAGATACTTGGCAAAGAACAAAGCTTGCGATCGTTACGGTTGCTTCTGCACGAGTTTCAGTAGAAGGCGTATTGCAGCAAGTACAGCAGTTTATCGATTCTTTCCCTGAAATAGAGAGAACAATAACAGATATAGAATGGCTTTAA
- the rimP gene encoding ribosome maturation factor RimP, whose protein sequence is MLSKVTQIVEEMVHPILDELHLELVDVEYVKEGPNWFLRVYIDKEAGVDIDECAVVSEKLSEKLDEVDPISENYFLEVSSPGAERPLKKDKDFEKAIGKNVFIKTYEPIANEKTFEGILTAFDGKTVTVEVKIKTRKKTIEIPYEKVAKARLAVTFS, encoded by the coding sequence ATTTTGAGCAAAGTAACACAAATAGTGGAAGAAATGGTCCATCCCATTTTAGATGAACTACATTTAGAATTAGTAGATGTTGAATATGTAAAAGAGGGACCAAACTGGTTTTTACGTGTGTATATTGACAAAGAAGCTGGTGTGGATATTGATGAATGTGCAGTTGTTAGTGAGAAATTAAGTGAAAAGTTAGATGAAGTCGACCCGATTTCAGAGAACTACTTTTTAGAGGTTTCTTCACCTGGAGCGGAACGTCCATTGAAAAAAGATAAAGATTTCGAAAAAGCAATTGGGAAAAATGTTTTTATTAAAACGTATGAACCAATCGCAAACGAAAAAACCTTCGAAGGAATCTTAACAGCATTTGATGGTAAAACAGTGACAGTTGAAGTGAAAATCAAGACAAGAAAGAAAACGATTGAAATACCATACGAAAAAGTTGCAAAAGCAAGACTTGCTGTCACTTTTTCATAA
- the rbfA gene encoding 30S ribosome-binding factor RbfA has protein sequence MSLRPNRVGEQMKKELGEIITRKIKDPRIGFVTVTDVNVTGDLQQATVYISVLGDEEQRENTLKGLAKAKGFIRSEIGQRIRLRKTPEITFEFDESIDYGNRIDTLLHQIAKEDPSSNDER, from the coding sequence ATGAGTCTAAGACCAAATCGTGTTGGTGAACAAATGAAGAAGGAACTTGGGGAGATTATTACTCGTAAGATAAAAGATCCTCGCATCGGCTTTGTAACAGTAACAGATGTTAATGTTACAGGTGACCTTCAACAAGCAACTGTGTATATTTCCGTTCTTGGCGATGAAGAGCAACGGGAAAATACACTAAAAGGATTAGCGAAAGCGAAAGGCTTTATCCGTTCAGAAATTGGACAACGCATTCGTTTACGCAAAACTCCTGAAATTACGTTTGAATTTGATGAGTCGATAGATTACGGAAATAGAATTGATACATTATTGCATCAAATCGCAAAAGAAGATCCGTCTAGTAACGACGAAAGATAA
- a CDS encoding 1-deoxy-D-xylulose-5-phosphate reductoisomerase: MKYISLLGATGSIGTQTLDVIKNHPDMFELVAFSSGRNIELTKKIIEEFRPSLVSVSEKSDYEQLKQSFPTIQFSYGMEGLMEVAVFDKADILVNAVIGSVGLHPTLQAIEAKKVIAIANKETLVTAGHIVMEAAAKYNVPVLPVDSEHSAIFQCLQGENQKNIDRLVITASGGSFRDLSRTDLEQVTVEDALNHPNWSMGAKITIDSATMMNKGLEVIEAHWLFGLPYEKIDVLLHKESIIHSMVEFHDSSVIAQLGTPDMRIPIQYALSYPERLPSATGKRLDLATIGKLHFQKMDFERFKCLHFAYEVGKAGGSLPTVFNAANEVAVQKFLNREISFLQIEDLIEKALNSHQNILNPSLEVIQEVDLETRKRVSTLL; the protein is encoded by the coding sequence GTGAAGTATATTAGTTTGCTTGGGGCTACTGGTTCGATTGGAACCCAAACCTTGGATGTTATTAAAAATCATCCTGATATGTTTGAATTAGTTGCCTTTTCATCAGGTAGAAATATAGAACTTACAAAAAAGATTATCGAAGAATTTAGACCATCACTTGTTTCTGTTTCAGAAAAAAGTGATTACGAGCAACTAAAGCAAAGCTTTCCGACCATCCAGTTTAGCTATGGAATGGAAGGGTTAATGGAAGTAGCTGTATTCGATAAAGCGGACATTCTAGTAAATGCTGTAATTGGAAGCGTTGGTCTTCATCCAACATTACAAGCGATTGAAGCAAAAAAGGTTATAGCGATTGCAAATAAGGAAACATTAGTAACAGCGGGGCATATTGTGATGGAAGCTGCTGCAAAATATAATGTTCCTGTTTTGCCAGTCGATAGCGAACATTCGGCAATTTTCCAATGTTTACAAGGGGAAAACCAAAAGAATATTGATCGCCTCGTAATTACTGCCTCGGGGGGCAGTTTCCGAGACCTAAGCAGAACAGACTTAGAGCAAGTAACAGTGGAAGATGCATTGAATCATCCAAACTGGTCAATGGGTGCAAAAATTACGATTGATTCTGCGACAATGATGAATAAAGGGTTGGAAGTTATAGAAGCACACTGGTTATTTGGACTTCCATATGAGAAAATAGATGTATTACTACATAAAGAGAGTATCATTCATTCCATGGTGGAATTTCATGATAGCAGTGTGATTGCTCAATTAGGTACACCAGATATGCGGATACCAATCCAATATGCACTTAGTTATCCGGAGCGTCTACCTTCAGCAACTGGCAAGCGATTAGATTTAGCTACTATCGGAAAATTACATTTCCAGAAAATGGATTTTGAGAGATTCAAATGTCTTCACTTTGCTTATGAAGTTGGAAAAGCAGGTGGTAGTTTACCGACCGTATTTAATGCAGCAAATGAAGTGGCTGTACAAAAGTTTTTAAATAGGGAAATTAGCTTTTTGCAAATTGAAGACTTAATTGAAAAAGCGCTAAATAGTCATCAGAATATACTAAACCCTAGTCTTGAAGTGATCCAAGAGGTTGACTTAGAAACAAGAAAAAGAGTAAGCACACTTCTATAA
- a CDS encoding YlxQ family RNA-binding protein: MNDNKWMSLLGLANRARKITSGEEFSVKEIRSGNAKLILLSEDASQNTTKKITDKCRSYKVPVKLVSNREILGKAIGKEQRVVVAVLDNGFAKKLLTLLD, encoded by the coding sequence ATGAACGATAACAAGTGGATGTCATTACTTGGCTTAGCAAATCGAGCGCGGAAAATTACCTCAGGTGAGGAATTTTCCGTAAAAGAAATTAGAAGCGGTAATGCAAAGCTAATATTATTGTCGGAAGATGCGTCACAAAACACGACAAAGAAAATCACAGATAAATGCCGTTCCTATAAAGTGCCAGTAAAGCTTGTTTCAAATAGGGAAATCCTAGGGAAAGCGATAGGGAAAGAGCAACGAGTGGTTGTCGCTGTTTTGGATAATGGATTTGCAAAAAAACTTTTAACGCTGCTCGATTAA
- a CDS encoding proline--tRNA ligase produces the protein MKQSRMLIPTLKEIPADADIKSHQLLLRAGFIRQNASGIYSYLPLANKVIKKIEQIIREEMDAAGGVELLMPALQHAELWQESGRWFTYGPELMRLKDRNNREFALGATHEEVITSLVRDEVKSYKRLPLTLYQIQTKFRDEKRPRFGILRGREFIMKDAYSFHSSHESLGEVYDAIFQAYCNIFERCGLNYRAVIADSGAMGGKDTHEFMVLSDVGEDTIAYSTESNYAANIEMAPVVNTYEKADEPVKGLEKVETKEKKTIEEVSAFLNVAAEKCIKSLLFKVDEKFVLVLVRGDHEVNDIKVKNLLEANMVELADHADTEKVLGSKIGSLGPINAKDVEVIADNAVKAIVNGVCGANEEHFHFVNVNPERDFTVDQYADIRFIQEGDLSPDGKGTITFAKGIEVGHVFKLGTRYSEAMGATYLDENGRSQSLIMGCYGIGVSRTMAAIVEQFNDDRGIVWPNAVAPFDVHVITVNTKDEAQNELTDKLYASLKANRFDVLVDDRAERAGVKFADSDLIGLPIRITVGKKASEGIVEVKVRSTGEMLEVHESELVATILRLTQVEG, from the coding sequence ATGAAGCAAAGTAGAATGTTAATTCCAACATTAAAAGAAATACCGGCAGATGCAGATATTAAAAGCCATCAGTTATTATTAAGAGCTGGTTTTATTAGACAAAATGCAAGTGGTATTTATTCCTATTTACCATTAGCAAACAAAGTAATAAAGAAAATTGAGCAAATTATTCGAGAAGAGATGGATGCAGCAGGTGGGGTAGAATTATTAATGCCTGCTTTGCAGCATGCTGAATTATGGCAAGAATCTGGTAGATGGTTTACATACGGACCAGAATTAATGCGTCTAAAAGATCGTAATAACCGTGAATTTGCATTAGGGGCAACCCATGAAGAAGTAATCACAAGCTTAGTTCGTGACGAAGTAAAATCCTATAAACGACTACCGCTTACGCTTTATCAAATCCAAACGAAATTCAGAGACGAGAAAAGACCTCGTTTTGGTATTTTACGTGGTAGAGAGTTCATTATGAAGGATGCTTATAGTTTCCATTCTTCTCATGAAAGCTTAGGAGAAGTTTATGATGCTATTTTCCAAGCGTATTGCAATATCTTTGAGCGTTGCGGTTTAAACTATCGTGCAGTTATCGCAGATAGTGGTGCAATGGGTGGAAAGGATACGCATGAATTTATGGTGTTGTCTGATGTTGGGGAGGATACTATTGCGTATTCAACAGAATCCAATTATGCTGCAAATATTGAAATGGCTCCTGTTGTTAACACTTATGAAAAAGCGGACGAGCCTGTAAAAGGTTTAGAGAAAGTGGAAACAAAAGAGAAAAAAACAATTGAAGAAGTGTCTGCTTTCTTAAACGTTGCAGCAGAAAAATGCATTAAGTCTTTATTGTTTAAAGTAGATGAAAAATTTGTTCTAGTATTAGTTCGTGGTGACCATGAAGTAAACGACATTAAGGTGAAAAACTTATTAGAGGCAAATATGGTAGAATTGGCAGATCATGCTGATACAGAAAAAGTATTAGGAAGCAAGATTGGCTCATTAGGACCAATAAACGCTAAAGATGTCGAAGTAATTGCAGACAACGCTGTGAAAGCAATCGTTAATGGTGTTTGTGGGGCAAACGAAGAGCATTTTCACTTTGTGAATGTGAATCCAGAACGTGATTTTACTGTCGATCAATATGCAGATATTCGCTTTATTCAAGAAGGAGACCTTTCACCAGATGGAAAAGGGACAATTACTTTTGCTAAAGGAATTGAAGTAGGTCATGTCTTTAAGCTTGGTACTCGTTACAGTGAAGCGATGGGGGCGACATATTTAGATGAAAACGGTAGAAGTCAATCACTTATCATGGGTTGCTATGGTATTGGTGTATCAAGAACGATGGCGGCAATTGTGGAGCAATTTAATGATGACAGAGGAATTGTTTGGCCGAACGCTGTAGCGCCATTCGATGTGCATGTAATCACTGTCAATACAAAAGACGAAGCACAAAATGAATTAACAGATAAATTATATGCTTCATTAAAAGCAAATCGTTTTGACGTTTTAGTTGATGACCGTGCAGAGCGTGCTGGTGTGAAATTTGCTGACTCTGATTTAATTGGTTTGCCAATTCGTATAACAGTTGGGAAAAAAGCATCTGAAGGAATTGTCGAAGTGAAAGTAAGAAGTACAGGAGAAATGCTAGAAGTTCATGAAAGTGAGCTTGTAGCAACCATCCTTCGTTTAACGCAAGTAGAGGGATAA
- the rnpM gene encoding RNase P modulator RnpM produces MNKPRKVPMRKCVATGEMKPKKELVRIVRSKEGIVSVDLTGKKSGRGAYLSLDREAVLLAKKKNILSNQLEVKVDDAVYEELLELIDKEQRQSK; encoded by the coding sequence GTGAACAAACCAAGAAAAGTACCAATGCGTAAGTGTGTTGCTACCGGTGAAATGAAGCCGAAAAAAGAATTAGTTCGCATCGTTCGTTCCAAAGAAGGGATTGTCTCCGTCGATTTAACGGGCAAAAAATCCGGTCGTGGAGCATATCTTTCATTGGATAGAGAAGCAGTACTATTAGCCAAGAAGAAGAATATTCTTTCTAATCAGCTAGAAGTTAAAGTAGATGATGCTGTCTATGAAGAGCTGTTAGAACTAATAGATAAGGAGCAAAGACAATCCAAATGA
- the rseP gene encoding RIP metalloprotease RseP: MYTVIAFIIIFGALVFFHELGHFVLAKRAGILCREFAIGMGPKVLSLKKGETVYTIRLLPIGGYVRMAGEDPELVDIKPGHRVGLILNDKEEVTKIIINNKEKYPNARVINVEDADLEHKLFIKGYVEEEAEENLLVFPIKKDAMIVENGVETQIAPYDRQFASKSLGQRTLAIFAGPAMNFVLAFFIFILIALLQGIPTNEAKLGKLTDDGVAISAGLHEGDNVISIDGKSVGSWEDVVSIIQKSPGENLEFLIERDGQEMTVDVTPKETEVEGKTIGLVGVYNPMEKSPLKSIQFGATQTYTWTKNIIGAVGKLVTGQFSIDALGGPVAIYQSTDTVAQSGVYSLMNWAAVLSINLGIMNLLPLPALDGGRLLFFAIEAVRGKPIDRQKEGLVHFIGFALLMLLMIVVTWNDIQRFFIQ; encoded by the coding sequence TTGTATACAGTTATAGCTTTTATCATCATTTTTGGTGCATTAGTATTTTTTCACGAATTAGGGCATTTCGTATTAGCTAAGCGTGCAGGTATTTTATGTCGTGAATTCGCAATTGGAATGGGACCTAAAGTTCTTTCATTAAAGAAAGGGGAAACCGTTTATACCATTCGCCTTCTCCCAATAGGAGGCTATGTTCGAATGGCAGGGGAAGACCCTGAGCTCGTTGATATTAAGCCTGGTCATCGAGTTGGCTTAATTCTTAATGATAAAGAAGAAGTAACCAAAATCATTATTAATAATAAAGAAAAGTATCCAAATGCTCGTGTCATTAATGTAGAGGATGCTGATTTAGAACATAAGCTCTTTATTAAAGGATATGTAGAGGAAGAAGCAGAAGAAAACCTTCTAGTATTTCCAATTAAAAAAGATGCTATGATAGTTGAAAATGGCGTTGAGACACAGATTGCACCATATGACCGTCAATTTGCAAGCAAATCATTAGGACAACGAACACTCGCTATTTTTGCAGGTCCTGCGATGAACTTTGTATTAGCTTTCTTTATTTTCATCTTAATTGCGTTATTACAAGGAATTCCTACAAATGAAGCAAAGCTTGGAAAGCTAACAGATGACGGAGTGGCAATTAGTGCTGGGTTACACGAAGGCGATAATGTAATAAGTATTGATGGCAAATCGGTTGGCTCATGGGAAGACGTTGTTTCTATCATCCAAAAGAGTCCAGGCGAAAACCTAGAATTTTTAATTGAACGTGATGGACAAGAAATGACCGTTGATGTAACACCAAAGGAAACGGAAGTTGAGGGGAAAACGATTGGGTTAGTGGGTGTCTATAATCCAATGGAAAAATCACCATTAAAATCGATTCAATTTGGTGCGACACAGACCTATACATGGACAAAAAATATTATTGGTGCAGTCGGTAAACTAGTAACAGGTCAATTCTCGATTGATGCTTTAGGAGGTCCCGTAGCTATTTACCAATCAACGGATACTGTTGCTCAATCAGGAGTCTATTCTCTCATGAATTGGGCGGCTGTTCTAAGCATTAACTTAGGGATTATGAATTTACTTCCATTGCCAGCATTGGATGGTGGACGACTACTATTCTTTGCTATTGAAGCAGTTCGCGGAAAACCAATTGACCGACAAAAAGAAGGTTTAGTCCATTTTATTGGCTTCGCCTTACTTATGCTATTAATGATTGTCGTTACTTGGAATGATATCCAACGATTCTTTATACAGTAG
- the nusA gene encoding transcription termination factor NusA, with protein MSSELVDALVLLEKEKGISREVIMDAMEAALISAYRRNFNQAQNVRIDLNLGAGSMRVFARKEVVDEVFDPRLEISLEDAQKINPNYEVEDIVELEVTPKDFGRIAAQTAKQVVTQRVREAERGIIYSEFIDREEDIMTGIVQRQDSKFIYVSLGKIEAILPTNEQMPNEHYKPHDRIKVFLTKVEKTTKGPQIFVSRTHPGLLKRLFEMEVPEIYDGTVEIKSVAREAGDRSKISVHSENEEVDPVGSCVGPKGTRVQTIVNELKGEKIDIVKWSSDPTVFVANALSPSKVLEVIVNEEDKATTVIVPDYQLSLAIGKRGQNARLAAKLTGWKIDIKSESEAREAGLYPTENSLIKFDDDVEEEDDFRLNTEDFE; from the coding sequence ATGAGCAGTGAATTAGTTGATGCTCTAGTGTTACTTGAAAAAGAAAAAGGAATATCACGTGAAGTGATCATGGATGCAATGGAAGCGGCTTTAATCTCTGCTTATCGTCGCAATTTTAACCAGGCACAAAATGTACGTATTGATTTAAATTTAGGTGCAGGTTCTATGCGTGTATTTGCTAGAAAAGAAGTAGTAGATGAGGTATTTGATCCACGTCTGGAAATTTCTTTAGAGGACGCACAAAAAATTAATCCGAACTATGAAGTAGAGGATATTGTAGAATTAGAAGTTACACCAAAAGATTTTGGTCGTATTGCAGCCCAAACAGCAAAACAAGTAGTTACACAAAGAGTTCGCGAGGCAGAAAGAGGAATTATCTATTCCGAATTTATCGATCGCGAAGAAGACATCATGACAGGGATTGTTCAACGCCAAGATAGTAAATTTATTTATGTAAGCTTAGGAAAAATTGAAGCAATCTTACCTACAAATGAACAAATGCCAAATGAGCATTATAAACCACATGATCGCATCAAAGTATTCTTAACAAAAGTGGAAAAGACTACAAAAGGTCCACAAATCTTTGTTTCAAGAACACATCCTGGTTTATTAAAAAGATTATTTGAGATGGAAGTACCAGAAATTTATGATGGTACAGTAGAAATCAAATCTGTTGCTCGTGAAGCTGGAGATCGTTCTAAGATTTCGGTTCATTCAGAAAATGAAGAAGTAGATCCAGTAGGTTCATGTGTAGGTCCTAAAGGAACTCGTGTACAGACGATTGTAAATGAGTTAAAAGGGGAAAAGATTGATATTGTTAAGTGGTCTAGTGATCCAACAGTATTTGTTGCCAATGCTTTAAGTCCTTCAAAAGTATTAGAAGTAATTGTAAATGAAGAAGACAAAGCAACAACGGTCATTGTTCCAGATTATCAATTGTCATTGGCAATCGGTAAGAGAGGCCAAAATGCACGCTTAGCAGCGAAGCTTACGGGCTGGAAAATTGATATCAAATCTGAATCAGAAGCAAGAGAAGCTGGACTTTATCCAACAGAAAATTCATTGATTAAATTCGATGATGACGTTGAAGAAGAGGATGATTTCCGTTTAAACACGGAAGATTTCGAGTGA